A genome region from Bradyrhizobium commune includes the following:
- a CDS encoding ABC transporter ATP-binding protein, which produces MTDLLKLSGVHTHIGRYHILQGIDLAVPQGQVTMLLGRNGAGKTTTLRTIMGLWQASQGEISLAGERIESRATPDIARLGVGYVPESMAVFSDLTVKENLVLAARDGPMDDKQLEWIFGFFPALRRFWLSRAGSLSGGQKQMLSIARAIIEPRKLLLIDEPTKGLAPAIVVALIECLKEIKRKGATILLVEQNFFAARELGDVVLVMDNGTIVHRGEMAALAADVPLQERLLGLSLEAHQ; this is translated from the coding sequence ATGACCGATCTGCTCAAACTCTCCGGCGTGCACACGCATATCGGCCGCTATCACATCCTCCAGGGCATCGACCTCGCGGTCCCGCAGGGGCAGGTCACGATGCTGCTCGGCCGCAACGGCGCCGGCAAGACCACCACGCTGCGCACCATCATGGGCCTCTGGCAGGCCTCGCAGGGTGAGATCAGCCTCGCCGGCGAGCGCATCGAGAGCCGCGCCACGCCCGATATCGCCCGCCTCGGCGTCGGCTACGTGCCGGAGAGCATGGCGGTGTTCTCCGATCTCACCGTGAAGGAAAATCTCGTTCTCGCCGCCCGCGACGGGCCGATGGACGACAAGCAGCTCGAGTGGATCTTCGGCTTCTTCCCGGCGCTGCGCCGGTTCTGGCTGTCGCGCGCGGGAAGCCTGTCCGGCGGGCAGAAACAGATGCTCTCGATCGCGCGCGCGATCATCGAGCCGCGCAAGCTCCTGCTGATCGACGAGCCGACCAAGGGGCTCGCGCCCGCCATCGTGGTGGCACTGATCGAGTGCCTGAAGGAGATCAAGCGCAAGGGCGCGACGATCTTGCTGGTCGAGCAGAATTTCTTTGCCGCCCGCGAGCTCGGCGACGTCGTGCTGGTGATGGACAACGGCACCATCGTCCATCGCGGCGAGATGGCGGCGCTGGCCGCCGACGTGCCGCTGCAAGAGCGGTTGCTCGGCCTGAGCCTGGAGGCGCATCAGTGA
- a CDS encoding branched-chain amino acid ABC transporter permease — MTDLAATDPLPKPKRDLAPILLPVALALIMIPLVGSPSTWLTLTAASLAMGMMIFIMASGLTLVFGLMDVLNFGHGAFIAVGAYVATLVFAPFAASVQADSLWVNLAVLAPAALLSMAVSGALGLVVERVLILPVYGQHLKQILMTTGGLIVAEQTLYALWGPQIIPMPLPTSLRGSFIFGDVAIAKYRVLAMLIGLAVFIAIQLVLNRTKLGLLIRAGVENREMVEALGYRIRRLFLGVFMTGSALAGLGGVMWALYREQVHASMSDELTVLIFVVVIIGGLGSIGGCFIGAILVAMVANYGGFLVPKLALVSNILLMVAVLMWRPRGLYAVTSR, encoded by the coding sequence GTGACTGACCTTGCCGCAACCGATCCGCTACCGAAGCCGAAGCGCGACCTCGCGCCGATCCTGCTGCCGGTCGCGCTCGCGCTGATCATGATCCCGCTGGTCGGCTCGCCCTCGACCTGGCTGACGCTGACCGCGGCAAGCCTCGCCATGGGCATGATGATCTTCATCATGGCCTCGGGCCTCACACTCGTGTTTGGCCTGATGGACGTGCTCAATTTCGGCCATGGCGCCTTCATCGCGGTCGGCGCCTATGTCGCAACCCTGGTGTTCGCGCCGTTCGCGGCCTCGGTGCAGGCGGATTCGCTCTGGGTGAACCTCGCGGTGCTGGCGCCGGCGGCGCTGCTGTCGATGGCCGTTTCCGGCGCGCTTGGCCTGGTGGTCGAGCGCGTGCTGATCCTGCCGGTCTATGGCCAGCATCTGAAACAGATCCTGATGACGACCGGCGGGCTCATCGTTGCGGAACAGACGCTCTATGCGCTGTGGGGCCCGCAGATCATCCCGATGCCGCTGCCGACCTCGCTGCGCGGCTCCTTCATCTTCGGCGATGTCGCGATTGCAAAGTACCGCGTGCTGGCGATGCTGATCGGGCTTGCCGTCTTCATCGCGATCCAGCTCGTGCTCAACCGCACCAAGCTCGGCCTCCTGATCCGCGCCGGCGTCGAGAACCGCGAGATGGTGGAGGCGCTCGGCTATCGCATCCGCCGCCTGTTCCTCGGCGTGTTCATGACGGGATCGGCGCTCGCCGGCCTCGGCGGCGTGATGTGGGCGCTCTATCGCGAGCAGGTTCACGCCTCCATGAGCGACGAGCTCACCGTCCTGATTTTCGTCGTCGTCATCATCGGCGGGCTGGGCTCGATCGGCGGCTGCTTCATCGGCGCGATTCTGGTGGCGATGGTTGCCAATTACGGCGGCTTCCTGGTGCCGAAACTCGCCCTCGTCTCCAACATCCTGCTGATGGTCGCCGTTCTGATGTGGCGGCCGCGCGGCCTCTATGCGGTGACCAGCCGATGA
- a CDS encoding branched-chain amino acid ABC transporter permease: MMLLSGDPPRSRVLTLVLVVIILALAATPFLFPGAKALNVAAKICVFAALVASYDLLLGYTGSVSFAHTMFYGIGSYAIAIALYGMGPTWTAVATGIVVGLPLAALLALAIGLFSLRVAAIFFAMITLAVASAFQVLASQLSWLTGGEDGRSFQLPELLRPGTVLISRNLLGFEINGRILTFYLLFAVSALMILALLRVVNSPFGRVLQAIRENRFRAEALGFRTVFHLTYANCLAALVAAGAGILNALWLRYAGPDTSLSFSIMLDILLMVVIGGMGTIYGAIIGATIFILAQNYLQSLMGVASKAASEAGLPLLPGLLHPDRWLLWLGLLFIASVYFFPTGVVGRLRNVGGDKGTGASH; this comes from the coding sequence ATGATGCTTCTCTCCGGCGACCCGCCGCGCAGCCGTGTGCTCACGCTCGTTCTCGTCGTCATCATCCTGGCGCTGGCGGCGACGCCGTTCCTGTTCCCCGGCGCCAAGGCGCTGAACGTCGCGGCGAAGATCTGCGTCTTCGCGGCGCTCGTTGCGTCCTACGATCTGCTGCTCGGCTATACCGGTTCGGTGTCGTTCGCCCACACCATGTTCTACGGCATCGGCAGCTACGCGATCGCAATCGCGCTCTACGGCATGGGCCCGACCTGGACCGCGGTCGCAACCGGCATCGTCGTCGGCCTGCCGCTGGCCGCGCTGCTCGCGCTCGCCATCGGCCTGTTCTCGCTGCGGGTCGCCGCGATCTTCTTTGCCATGATCACGCTCGCGGTCGCTTCGGCCTTCCAGGTGCTGGCCTCGCAGCTGTCATGGCTGACCGGCGGCGAGGACGGGCGCAGTTTCCAGCTGCCCGAGCTGCTGCGGCCCGGCACGGTGCTGATCTCCAGGAACCTGCTCGGCTTCGAGATCAACGGCCGCATCCTGACCTTCTATCTGTTGTTCGCGGTCTCGGCCCTGATGATCCTGGCACTGTTGCGCGTGGTGAACTCGCCGTTCGGACGCGTGCTCCAGGCGATCCGCGAGAACCGGTTTCGCGCCGAGGCGCTCGGCTTCCGCACCGTGTTCCATCTGACCTATGCCAACTGCCTCGCCGCGCTGGTCGCCGCCGGCGCCGGCATCCTGAACGCGCTGTGGCTGCGCTATGCCGGCCCCGACACCTCGCTCAGCTTCTCGATCATGCTGGACATCCTGCTGATGGTGGTGATCGGCGGCATGGGCACGATCTACGGTGCGATCATCGGCGCCACGATCTTCATCCTGGCGCAAAACTATCTGCAATCGCTGATGGGCGTCGCCTCCAAGGCGGCCTCGGAGGCCGGCCTGCCGCTGTTGCCGGGATTGCTGCATCCCGACCGCTGGCTGCTGTGGCTCGGGCTGCTCTTCATCGCCAGCGTCTATTTCTTCCCGACCGGCGTGGTCGGGCGTCTCCGCAATGTGGGCGGCGACAAGGGCACGGGCGCCTCGCATTAG
- a CDS encoding EAL domain-containing protein produces MAAKLSLAARSGWDAAMRRSPVLWLILSGALLVAGIFTATTMVIGDFRERALANNERELENTVLLLTRHFDQQFEDSETVAADLISQMNLPDISSPETFRERMSGADAHRMLANKISAVNYLGDIAIYDINGDIINWSRNEPLPRINISSRSYFQTFKSNPRSEPVLLETVRSFLIDKWTTVVARRLTSPAGKLLGIMVRRIDPESYQKYFSSVALGSGAAISLFDRRGTMLARHPHVEELIGKSYANGPLLQKILAEGGQQTLRIENSPIDGQGRLGAGAPLRHFPIIVIATNTMESALADWREQTRFMITAATLAATIIALILFLIIRQINRQNREAQQRLEAERQRLDTALNNMSQGLILYDAAGYIVTCNRRYADMFGLSSEIIKPGCHIRQAMYHRKERGAFDGDVEAFCADVMRVVAERKVSTRTHELPNGRAFQVINTPLAQGGWVATIEEITERRNLEQERDRNYTFLREIIDHIPSQITVKDARTRRYLLVNRIAEETFKDAAETLVGKTAADILPEADADIVTCDDDAVLHSPDWLLLKEQSWQTPAGGQRHTISKRIGIRDKAGEPRYIINVIEDVTERRKTDEKIAHMAHYDALTDLPNRALFREQIERELTKVAGGEQFALLYIDVDEFKGINDSLGHHVGDELLKAIADRIRGCLKPGDLIARLGGDEFAVIQTGVESSADVLAFVTRIHEAIRRPYHCLGHQLSTDASIGIALAPQDGTDLDQLVKNADLAMYGAKAEGRRTYRFFVPEMDASAKARLTLEQDLRQALVDGGFEIHYQPLVNLRSGDVSGCEALLRWRHPERGMVSPAEFIPIAEDTGLINELGDWVLRTACNEAATWPAHVRLAVNVSPVQLKCDTLALKIAGALAASGLEPSRLELEITEAVLIRDDEAALSILHQLRAIGVRIALDDFGTGYSSLSYLKRFPFDKIKIDRCFVADIADAGGAPVIVQAVVNIASASNMTTVAEGVETEAQREMLRTLGCTEMQGYLFSKPKPAAEVRKLFGPGDAMPVAAVA; encoded by the coding sequence ATGGCAGCCAAACTGTCGCTAGCCGCGAGGAGCGGCTGGGACGCTGCCATGCGGCGCAGCCCGGTGCTGTGGCTCATCCTGTCAGGCGCGCTGTTAGTCGCCGGCATCTTCACCGCCACCACCATGGTGATCGGCGACTTCCGCGAGCGCGCCCTCGCCAACAACGAACGAGAGCTGGAGAATACGGTCCTCCTGTTGACCCGCCACTTCGATCAGCAGTTCGAGGATTCCGAGACCGTCGCCGCCGATCTGATCTCGCAGATGAACCTGCCGGACATCAGCTCGCCCGAGACATTTCGCGAGCGCATGTCGGGCGCCGACGCGCACCGCATGCTCGCGAACAAGATCAGCGCCGTGAACTATCTCGGCGACATCGCGATCTACGACATCAACGGGGACATCATCAACTGGTCGCGAAACGAGCCTCTGCCGCGCATCAACATCTCGTCGCGGAGCTACTTCCAGACCTTCAAGTCCAACCCCCGATCCGAACCGGTGCTGCTGGAAACCGTGCGGAGCTTTCTCATCGACAAATGGACCACCGTGGTTGCACGCCGCTTGACGAGCCCGGCAGGCAAGCTGCTCGGCATCATGGTGCGGCGGATCGATCCTGAGAGCTATCAGAAATATTTCTCCTCTGTGGCGCTCGGAAGCGGCGCCGCCATCTCGCTGTTCGACCGCCGCGGCACGATGCTGGCGCGGCACCCTCACGTCGAGGAACTGATCGGCAAGAGCTACGCCAATGGGCCGTTGTTGCAGAAAATCCTGGCCGAAGGAGGCCAGCAGACGCTGCGGATCGAGAACAGCCCGATCGACGGCCAGGGGCGCCTGGGCGCGGGGGCGCCGCTTCGGCATTTCCCGATCATCGTCATCGCGACCAATACGATGGAATCGGCCCTTGCAGATTGGCGCGAGCAAACCCGGTTCATGATCACCGCGGCCACGCTGGCGGCAACAATCATCGCGCTGATCCTGTTCCTGATCATCCGCCAGATCAACCGGCAGAACCGCGAGGCCCAGCAGCGTCTCGAGGCGGAGCGGCAGCGGCTCGACACCGCCTTGAACAACATGTCTCAGGGCCTGATCCTGTACGACGCGGCGGGATACATCGTCACCTGCAACCGGCGCTATGCCGACATGTTCGGCCTCTCCAGCGAAATCATCAAGCCCGGCTGCCACATCCGCCAGGCGATGTATCATCGTAAGGAGCGCGGCGCGTTCGATGGCGACGTCGAGGCGTTCTGCGCCGATGTCATGAGGGTCGTCGCCGAACGCAAAGTCTCCACCCGGACCCACGAGCTGCCGAACGGCCGCGCCTTCCAGGTCATCAACACCCCGCTCGCGCAAGGCGGCTGGGTCGCGACCATTGAGGAGATCACCGAGCGGCGCAATCTGGAGCAGGAGCGCGACCGCAACTACACGTTCCTGCGCGAGATCATCGACCACATCCCGTCGCAGATCACGGTGAAGGATGCCCGGACGCGGCGCTATCTGCTGGTCAACCGGATTGCCGAGGAGACCTTCAAGGACGCGGCCGAGACGCTCGTCGGCAAGACCGCCGCCGATATCCTGCCGGAAGCGGACGCCGACATCGTCACGTGCGACGATGACGCCGTGCTGCACTCGCCCGACTGGCTGTTGCTCAAGGAGCAAAGCTGGCAAACCCCGGCCGGAGGCCAGCGCCATACCATCTCGAAGCGCATCGGCATCCGCGACAAGGCCGGTGAGCCGCGCTACATCATCAACGTCATCGAGGACGTCACGGAACGGCGAAAGACGGACGAGAAGATCGCCCACATGGCGCATTACGATGCGCTCACCGACCTGCCGAACCGGGCGCTGTTCCGCGAGCAGATCGAGCGCGAGCTCACGAAGGTCGCCGGCGGCGAGCAGTTTGCGCTGCTCTATATCGACGTCGACGAGTTCAAGGGCATCAACGATTCGCTCGGTCACCATGTCGGCGACGAGCTGCTGAAGGCGATCGCGGACCGCATCCGCGGCTGCCTCAAGCCGGGCGACCTGATCGCGCGGCTCGGCGGCGACGAATTCGCCGTGATCCAGACCGGAGTAGAATCCTCCGCCGACGTGCTCGCCTTCGTGACGCGGATCCATGAAGCGATCCGCCGCCCCTATCACTGCCTCGGCCATCAGCTCTCGACCGACGCCAGCATCGGCATCGCGCTCGCGCCGCAGGACGGCACCGATCTCGACCAGCTCGTCAAGAACGCCGACCTCGCGATGTACGGCGCCAAGGCGGAAGGGCGGCGCACCTACCGCTTCTTCGTGCCGGAGATGGATGCGAGCGCGAAGGCCCGCCTCACCCTGGAGCAGGATTTGCGCCAGGCGCTGGTCGATGGCGGTTTCGAGATTCACTACCAGCCGCTGGTCAATCTGCGTTCGGGCGACGTTTCCGGCTGCGAGGCGCTGTTGCGCTGGCGCCATCCCGAGCGGGGCATGGTGTCGCCGGCCGAATTCATTCCGATCGCCGAGGATACCGGCCTGATCAACGAGCTCGGCGACTGGGTGCTGCGCACCGCCTGCAACGAGGCCGCGACCTGGCCTGCCCATGTACGGCTCGCGGTCAACGTCTCGCCGGTGCAGCTCAAATGCGACACGCTGGCGCTCAAGATCGCCGGCGCGCTGGCCGCTTCCGGGCTCGAGCCGTCGCGGCTCGAGCTCGAAATCACCGAGGCCGTGCTGATCCGCGACGACGAGGCGGCGCTCTCGATCCTGCATCAGTTGCGCGCGATCGGCGTGCGCATCGCCCTCGACGATTTCGGCACCGGCTATTCGTCGCTGAGCTATCTGAAGCGCTTCCCGTTCGACAAGATCAAGATCGACCGCTGCTTCGTCGCCGACATCGCCGATGCCGGTGGCGCACCCGTGATCGTGCAGGCGGTGGTGAACATCGCCTCCGCCAGCAACATGACCACGGTCGCCGAAGGCGTCGAGACCGAGGCACAGCGCGAGATGCTGCGCACGCTCGGCTGCACGGAGATGCAGGGCTATCTGTTCAGCAAGCCGAAGCCGGCGGCCGAGGTCCGAAAACTGTTCGGCCCGGGCGATGCGATGCCCGTGGCGGCGGTGGCCTGA
- a CDS encoding sensor domain-containing diguanylate cyclase, translating to MAKSPKTTIDVAHSYAVRLMQHLVVPTFVIDPRRRVVIWNRACERLTGVAASEVIGTTKHWQAFYETKRPCLADLVALDRPEQLPEYYSEYAARGHNGLGFSAENWCVMPKLGSQLYLAIDAGPIHDEAGNLIAVVETLRDLTDQKRAETALKELATKDGLTGLSNRRSFDQMLMTEWARAQRTQKPLALLFVDVDHFKLFNDRHGHQTGDECLRAVAHVVSRHAVRPLDLAGRYGGEEFALILPDMSCDDACAIAEEIRCAVMALAIAHGADGAGDHVTLSVGVAGHVPGESDGGPDRLLGAADQALYAAKRLGRNRVICADRMLAEFVGLGRESLPVPAPTARKTA from the coding sequence ATGGCAAAATCTCCCAAAACCACCATCGACGTGGCGCATTCCTACGCGGTGCGGCTGATGCAGCATCTGGTGGTGCCGACCTTCGTGATCGACCCCAGGCGCCGCGTCGTGATCTGGAACCGCGCCTGCGAGCGGCTGACCGGTGTCGCCGCCTCGGAAGTCATCGGCACGACAAAACACTGGCAGGCCTTCTACGAGACCAAGCGCCCTTGCCTGGCCGATCTGGTCGCGCTCGACCGCCCGGAGCAGCTGCCGGAATATTATTCGGAATACGCCGCGCGCGGCCACAACGGGCTCGGCTTTTCCGCGGAAAACTGGTGCGTGATGCCGAAGCTCGGCAGCCAGCTCTATCTCGCGATCGATGCCGGCCCGATCCATGACGAGGCCGGCAATCTGATCGCCGTCGTGGAGACGCTGCGCGATCTCACCGACCAGAAGCGCGCCGAGACGGCGCTGAAGGAGCTCGCCACCAAGGACGGGCTGACCGGGCTTTCCAACCGCCGCTCCTTCGACCAGATGCTGATGACCGAATGGGCCCGCGCCCAGCGCACGCAAAAGCCCTTGGCACTGCTGTTCGTCGACGTCGACCATTTCAAGCTGTTCAACGACCGCCACGGCCACCAGACCGGCGACGAATGCCTGCGCGCGGTGGCTCATGTCGTCAGCCGGCATGCGGTGCGGCCGCTCGACCTCGCCGGCCGCTATGGCGGCGAGGAATTCGCGCTGATCCTGCCCGATATGAGCTGCGATGACGCCTGCGCCATCGCCGAGGAGATCCGCTGTGCCGTGATGGCCTTGGCGATCGCCCATGGCGCCGACGGCGCGGGAGATCACGTCACCCTCAGCGTCGGCGTCGCAGGCCACGTCCCGGGTGAGAGCGACGGCGGCCCCGACCGGCTGCTAGGGGCGGCCGACCAGGCGCTCTATGCCGCCAAAAGGCTCGGCCGCAACCGCGTCATTTGCGCAGATCGGATGCTGGCCGAATTCGTGGGCCTTGGCCGGGAAAGCCTGCCGGTTCCTGCCCCGACGGCCCGCAAAACCGCCTAG
- a CDS encoding arylamine N-acetyltransferase family protein, translating into MPNTFDLDAYLGRINYTGPRTPTYEALAGILAGHVAHIPFEIFDILLGRPIRLDPEGLKAKIITARRGGHCVEHATLMYAALHAIGFNPVRHSSRVVFFKPRHESVREHMFLSVAVDGATYVVDPGFGPFACPHPIPVDGTPVPISAPTHRLAHEGNDWILYVIRNGGETRGWISKMEEEYPVDFEMMHYYLVSHPHSFYTHNLVASAVTKEGRINITNQEASFIRDGAAQPVQLADRKALRLLVSQHFGFDLPELETMKVDGVPGWL; encoded by the coding sequence ATGCCGAATACTTTCGACCTCGACGCTTACCTCGGCCGTATCAACTACACTGGCCCGCGCACGCCGACCTACGAAGCCCTGGCTGGAATCCTCGCGGGCCACGTCGCGCACATCCCCTTCGAAATCTTTGACATCCTCCTCGGCCGCCCGATCAGGCTGGATCCCGAAGGACTGAAAGCCAAGATCATCACTGCCCGTCGCGGCGGACATTGCGTCGAACACGCAACCCTCATGTATGCCGCCCTGCATGCGATCGGCTTCAATCCTGTCAGGCACTCGTCCCGCGTCGTTTTCTTCAAGCCCCGTCATGAGAGCGTGCGGGAGCACATGTTTCTCTCGGTCGCGGTCGATGGCGCCACCTACGTGGTCGATCCCGGCTTCGGTCCCTTTGCCTGCCCGCACCCGATACCCGTTGACGGCACTCCCGTGCCGATCAGCGCCCCAACCCACAGGCTTGCCCACGAAGGCAATGATTGGATTCTCTACGTGATCCGTAACGGCGGGGAGACGCGAGGATGGATATCCAAGATGGAGGAGGAGTACCCGGTCGATTTCGAGATGATGCACTATTACCTCGTCAGTCACCCGCATTCTTTCTACACGCACAACCTTGTCGCCAGCGCCGTCACGAAGGAAGGCCGCATCAACATCACGAACCAGGAGGCCAGCTTCATCCGTGATGGCGCGGCTCAACCGGTTCAACTCGCCGACCGCAAGGCGTTGCGCCTGCTCGTCTCACAGCACTTCGGGTTCGACCTTCCCGAACTGGAAACGATGAAAGTCGACGGCGTGCCCGGCTGGCTATAG
- a CDS encoding nuclear transport factor 2 family protein: MTMITSGEGGRVQIVLNAFDTLFNKRDYAAAERFWSPRYIQHSAHIPPGREGLFDLIKGLPATLRYENHVAAATGDFVILHGRFSGIGLPAAWVVADIVRMEDDVLAEHWDVIQDEATQAQSRSGLPMFGDKFPT; the protein is encoded by the coding sequence ATGACCATGATTACGTCCGGCGAAGGTGGCCGCGTCCAGATCGTCCTGAATGCGTTTGATACGCTCTTCAACAAGCGTGACTACGCTGCCGCCGAGCGGTTCTGGTCGCCACGCTACATCCAGCACAGCGCACATATTCCGCCTGGACGTGAGGGTCTGTTCGATCTGATCAAGGGCTTGCCCGCGACGCTGCGCTACGAGAATCACGTCGCAGCGGCAACGGGCGATTTCGTCATTCTCCACGGGCGGTTCAGCGGCATCGGCCTGCCGGCGGCGTGGGTCGTCGCGGACATCGTGCGCATGGAAGACGATGTGCTCGCCGAGCACTGGGACGTGATCCAGGACGAAGCAACGCAGGCGCAGTCGCGCAGCGGCCTGCCGATGTTCGGCGACAAATTCCCGACTTGA
- a CDS encoding DNA-3-methyladenine glycosylase I, which translates to MTSFKTIRARAEKRKGGAKALEALMPDKPDLKRLARLGDDRILAEMAKRVFCAGFAWSVIDAKWDGFEDAFLHFSPAKLSFQPEDYWEGLSRDARIVRNGAKIMSVRENAAFVQEIAREHGSFGKFLAKWPPSDEIGLLDLLTKRGSRLGGNTGQMLLRFVGWDGFVASRDVVACLREAGLDIAEEVKSKGDLAKVQAQFNAWAKETGLPYTHLSRICALSVGEVRSE; encoded by the coding sequence ATGACCTCGTTCAAGACCATTCGCGCGCGCGCCGAGAAACGCAAGGGCGGCGCCAAGGCGCTCGAGGCGCTGATGCCGGACAAGCCCGATTTGAAGCGGCTCGCCAGGCTCGGCGACGACCGCATTCTTGCTGAGATGGCCAAGCGGGTGTTTTGCGCGGGCTTTGCCTGGAGCGTGATCGATGCGAAGTGGGATGGCTTTGAAGACGCCTTCCTGCACTTTTCGCCGGCCAAGCTCAGCTTCCAGCCGGAGGACTATTGGGAAGGCCTCTCGCGCGACGCGCGCATCGTGCGCAACGGCGCCAAGATCATGTCGGTACGCGAGAACGCCGCCTTCGTGCAGGAAATCGCCAGGGAGCACGGCAGCTTCGGCAAGTTCCTGGCGAAATGGCCGCCGTCCGATGAAATCGGCCTGCTCGATCTCCTCACCAAGCGCGGCAGCCGGCTCGGCGGCAACACCGGCCAGATGCTGCTGCGCTTCGTCGGCTGGGACGGTTTTGTCGCCTCCAGGGATGTCGTTGCCTGCCTCCGCGAGGCCGGCCTCGACATCGCAGAAGAGGTCAAGTCCAAGGGAGACCTCGCCAAGGTGCAGGCGCAGTTCAATGCCTGGGCGAAAGAGACTGGTCTGCCCTACACGCATCTGTCACGGATCTGCGCGCTCTCGGTTGGCGAGGTCAGGAGCGAGTAA
- a CDS encoding metallophosphoesterase family protein, which produces MRCLVVADLHYSLPQFDWLVSAAAQFDLVIFAGDALDIGSMVDFRAQIVVVKKYLALLAAQTKVILCSGNHDLDERNAEGEKVSRWISEVRELGIACDGDNIAIGDTLFTVCPWWDGPLVKQRIAEQLRDASVNRPSRWIWAHHAPPANSPTSWGGKRFFGDVELVQWIMQYQPSMVISGHVHQSPFIKDGSWFDRLGQTWVFNAGLQPGRPPTHIVLDLDANKAFWLAAGEGRWIDLSAPLKRPAAMIVDPPDWLTSLGRIADPSLARPQAAAG; this is translated from the coding sequence ATGCGCTGCCTGGTCGTGGCCGACCTGCACTATTCGCTGCCGCAATTCGACTGGCTGGTCAGCGCGGCTGCGCAATTCGACCTCGTGATCTTTGCCGGCGATGCGCTCGACATCGGCTCGATGGTGGATTTCCGTGCCCAGATCGTGGTGGTGAAGAAGTACCTGGCGCTGCTCGCGGCGCAGACCAAGGTCATCCTCTGCTCCGGCAATCACGACCTCGACGAGCGCAACGCGGAGGGCGAGAAGGTCTCACGCTGGATCTCGGAGGTGCGCGAGCTCGGGATTGCCTGCGACGGCGACAACATCGCCATCGGCGACACGCTGTTCACGGTGTGCCCGTGGTGGGACGGGCCCCTGGTCAAGCAACGCATCGCCGAGCAGCTGCGCGACGCTTCCGTCAACCGCCCATCGCGATGGATCTGGGCGCATCACGCGCCGCCGGCGAATTCCCCGACCAGCTGGGGCGGCAAGCGCTTCTTCGGCGATGTCGAGCTGGTGCAGTGGATCATGCAATATCAGCCGTCGATGGTGATCTCGGGCCACGTGCACCAGTCGCCCTTCATCAAGGACGGCTCGTGGTTCGACCGATTGGGCCAGACCTGGGTCTTCAATGCCGGCCTGCAACCGGGCCGGCCGCCGACGCACATCGTGCTTGATCTCGATGCGAACAAGGCGTTCTGGCTAGCCGCGGGCGAGGGCCGATGGATCGACCTCAGCGCGCCGCTGAAGCGGCCGGCCGCCATGATCGTGGATCCGCCGGACTGGCTCACATCCTTGGGTCGGATTGCCGATCCGAGCCTGGCGAGACCTCAAGCGGCGGCAGGTTGA
- a CDS encoding Crp/Fnr family transcriptional regulator produces MRAVLDYCTGGTERQVAAGMHLVIEGGTSSGRLYVLMSGKLEVLKGDMVVATIAEPGAVLGEMSVLLGLPHTATVRACSDTVIYEFEDAASFLKQEPEVALLLARMLAQRLNVANTYLADLKRQYAGHGTHLAMVGEVLQSMINLPPLEVSPGSDRQSDPRM; encoded by the coding sequence ATGCGCGCAGTTCTGGATTATTGCACCGGCGGAACAGAGCGGCAGGTTGCCGCCGGCATGCATCTGGTCATCGAAGGCGGCACCTCCTCCGGCCGTCTCTATGTGCTGATGAGCGGCAAGCTCGAGGTGCTCAAGGGTGACATGGTGGTCGCCACCATCGCCGAGCCCGGCGCAGTGCTCGGAGAGATGTCCGTGCTGCTCGGACTGCCGCACACCGCGACGGTGCGGGCCTGCTCCGATACTGTCATTTACGAGTTCGAGGACGCCGCCTCATTCCTCAAGCAGGAGCCGGAGGTGGCGCTGCTGCTCGCGCGCATGCTGGCGCAGCGGCTCAACGTCGCCAACACCTATCTCGCCGATCTCAAGCGGCAATATGCCGGCCATGGCACCCATCTCGCCATGGTCGGCGAGGTGCTCCAGAGCATGATCAACCTGCCGCCGCTTGAGGTCTCGCCAGGCTCGGATCGGCAATCCGACCCAAGGATGTGA